In the Burkholderia multivorans ATCC BAA-247 genome, GGACCAGGCGCACGCATCGACCGCGACGAATCCCGATGCGGCCGCACTCGCGGCGGCCGCGGCCGTCCAGGCCCAACTGCAGGCGCACGCGGACGGCACGTCGCCTGCCGACGCATCCGCGCAGTCCGCCGCAGCGGACGGTCAGCCGGCGCTGGCAACGACCGCTTCGACGCCGTCCGGCACCTCGCCCGAGGCCGCGTCGGCGGCCGCCCCAGCGACGGCGCGCGACGCGCTGCACGCGGCGCTCGACAAGCTGACGGGCGGTGCCGGTGCCGTCGCGCTGCCGGCGTCGGGCGCGGCTGCGCCGTCGAGCGCCGCAACGGCCGCGGCGCCGCTGACGCCGCCGATCCCGAAGGCGCCAACCTTCGGCCATGTGCTCGCCGATGCGAAGGGCGCGGCGCCGCAGGCGCAAGCGCAAACGCAGGCACAAGCGCAAGCCGCCGCGCAGCCGGCATCGGCCACGCCGCCGAGCGCAGCGGCGACGCAACCCGACGCGCATACGGCCGCTGCCGCGACCGACGCGGCCGAACCGAATGCCGCCGCAACGCTCGCGGCGGCCGCCGCGACCGCCGCCGCGCATGCGAATCTCCCGACGCCGCCGGCATCGGCCGCGATCGCCGCGGCGAACGCGCACGTGCTCGCGCCGCCGGTCGGCACCGCCGACTGGACGGACGCGTTGAGCCAGAAGGTCGTGTTCCTGTCGAATGCGCACCAGCAAAGCGCCGAGCTGACGCTGAACCCGCCGGACCTCGGGCCGCTGCAGGTCGTGCTGCGCGTCGCGGACAACCACGCGCATGCGCTGTTCGTATCGCAGCATGCGCAGGTGCGCGACGCGGTCGAAGCCGCGCTGCCGAAGCTGCGCGACGCGATGGAAGCGGGCGGGCTCGGGCTCGGCAGCGCGACCGTCAGCGACGGCGGCTTCGCATCGCAGCAGCAGCCGCAACAGCAGTTCGCCGGCGGCCGGCCGTCGCAGCGCGCGGGCGGCGGGTCGTCAGGCGCCGATGCACCGGTCGACGCCGCGCCATCCGCGACGGCCGCATCGAGCGCCGCCGTCGCGCGCCGCGCGGGCCTCGTCGATACGTTTGCCTGAACATCGCGCCGCGCCGCACGCCGCTCAGCGGCCGTGCACGGTAGCCGCGGGCTGATCGCGCGGCACGCCGCCCCTGCGCGCGGCGACGATGAAGTCCGCCGCGCGTTCGCCGATCATCACCGACGGCGCATTCGTGTTGCCGCCGATCAGCGTCGGCATCACCGACGCATCGACGACGCGCAACCCTTCGACGCCGCGCACGCGCAGTTGAGGATCGACGACCGCGCGCGCGTCCGAGCCCATCCGGCACGTGCCGACCGGGTGATAGATCGTGTCCGCATGCGCGACGATCGCTTCGCGCAGCTCGGCTTCGCTCTGATGCGGATGCGTGTAGAGCTCGCGACCGCCCTGCGAGGCGAGCGGCGGCTGCGACAGGATGCGGCGCATCGCCTGCGCGCCGCGCACGAGCAGGTCGAGATCGCGCGAATCGCTGAAAAAGCGCGGATCGATCAGCGGCGCATCGCGCGCGTCGCCGCTCGCGAGTGCGACCGTGCCGCGGCTGTACGGACGCAGCGCACACACGTGCAGCGAATAGCCGAATCCCCAGTGCATCTTGCGATTGTGATCGTCGACGAGTGCCGTGCAGAAATGCAGCTGCAGGTCCGGCCGATCGAGCGACGGATCGCTCTTGATGAAGCCGCCCGCTTCCGCGACGTTGCTCGTCATCATTCCCGTGCGGCTCGAGAAATAGCGGGCGAGCGCGGGCGTCATCTTCGCGATCCCGCGCAGACAGATGCCGACCAGCTCCGACGAATTCACGCGCGTGTTGATGATGAAGTCGATGTGGTCGATCAGGTTTTCGCCGACGTCCGGCGCATCGTGCACGACCGCGATCCCGTGCCGGCGCAACTGCGCGGCGGGCCCGATGCCCGAGCACATCAGCAGTTGCGGCGAGTTGAACGCGCCCGCCGACAGGATCACTTCCGCGCGCGCGCCGAGCGTCTCGATGCGTCCGTTGCGCGACACCGCGACGCCGACCGCACGCTTGCCGTCGAAGCCGACGCGCAGCACCGTCGCATCGGTGATCACGTGCAGGTTCGGCCGGTTGCGGCCGTAGATGTATGCGCGCGCGACGCTGCAGCGCGACCCGTCGCGATGCGTGACCTGATAGAAGCCGACGCCTTCCTGCGTCGCGCCGTTGAAGTCGTCGTTGAGCGGATAGCCGGCCGCATGCGCGGCCGCGATGAATCGTTCGGAGAACGGATTGCGAAAGCGCAGATCCGATACCGTCAGCGGACCGTCGGCGCCATGCCATGCATCGGCGCCGCGCTGGTTGCCTTCGGCGCGGCGGAAATACGGCAGCACGTCCTGCCAGCCCCAGCCGGTCGCGCCGATCTGCGCCCATTCGTCGTAGTCGCTCGGATGGCCGCGCGTATAGATCATCGCGTTGATCGCGCTCGAGCCGCCCATGCCACGGCCGCGCGGCTGATAGCCGCGGCGCCCGCCCAAGCCCGGCTGCGGCACGGTCTCGTAACCGTAGTTGGTGCGCAGCTTGAACGGCACGAGCGCCGCGATGCCGACCGGCATGTTGACGAGCAGATTGCGCTCGGTGTGCGGGCCCGCTTCGATGAGTGCGATCGTCGCGTCCGGGCACGCGTCGGCGAGGCGCGCGGCGACGCTCGAACCGCCCGAGCCGCCGCCGACGATGATGTAGTCGTATTGCATGTCACGTCTCCTTCGTGTCATGCGGGGCGCCCGGCGCGGCCCGGGTCCCGCTTGTAATGTTCGGGCATTGTAGGAACGGCCGTCTGCTGCGCGGCGCGACGATTCAAGAGCGATTCCTCTAAACGTGCGCGTGGACTAAATTTAAGATGTGCCGATTGACTGCGCGCGATGCACCGGCCGCCAGAAGCCGATCCGTCGCGAAACGGGAGAGAGACGATGCAGCGTCAGGTTCTGCAGGCCGCATGCCGCCCGGATGACCGGGACGCGCCGCGCGGCCTGCGCATTTCATTTCAAACGCGCACGTGCACGGCCGCGCATGGTACGACGCGCGCGTCCGGCGCGAATCGAACGGCGATAGCCATTGCCGACCGTTTGGACGGTCTGCGCGCGCAACGATTCGACGGGTCGCGCGCAGTGTCCCGTGCGCGCGTTGCCGCGCACGGCAACGGTGCATCGCCCGGTGATCGCGCCTTGCACGCGCGCTGCCGTTCGTCGCTGCGCGATGCCGCGCACGCATGCCGCGCGCGGCGTACTCCGTGCGGCTTCACCGTCGCGCGGGCGCGACGCTTGCCGTCCCGCCTCGCCTGCTGCCGCCCGACGCGCACCGACATCCTGAAGGAGACGACATGAAGAACGATCTGCCCGAACTGGCGCCGCAAGCGCAGCCGTCGATCGACGCACTCGATACGCTGCTGCGCGAGCAGCGCGCGGCCTATCTGCGTGCGCCGTATCCGGCATGGGAGACGCGCGCGCGGCATCTGCGCGCGCTGCGCACGATGCTGATCGACCACGCGGACGCGCTCGCCGATGCGATCAGCGCGGACTTCGGCCATCGTTCGAAGCAGGAAGTGCTGCTCGCGGAAATCTGGATGGCGAAGGAAGAGATCGACGATGCGCTGCGGCACGGCAAACGCTGGATGAAGCCGATGCGCAAGCCGATGAACAAGTGGCTGCGCCCCGCACGCGCGAAGGTGATCCCGCAGCCGCTCGGCGTGGTCGGCATCGTCGCGCCGTGGAACTACCCGGTGCTGCTCGCGGCCGGCCCGCTCGTCTGCGCGCTGGCGGCCGGCAATCGCGCAATGATCAAGATGTCCGAACTGACGCCGCGCACCGCTGCGTTGTTCGAGCAGCTGATCGCGACGACGTTCGCGCGCGACCACGTCGCCGTCGTGAACGGCGATGCGCAGGTCGGCGCCGCGTTCAGCGCGCTGCCGTTCGATCACCTGCTGTTTACCGGTTCGACGCAAGTGGGCCGCCACGTGATGCGCGCGGCGGCCGACAACCTGACGCCCGTGACGCTCGAACTCGGCGGCAAGTCGCCGGCGATCATCGGTCCGAACGCGCGCTTCGATGCGGCCGTCGACGCGATCGTCGCCGGCAAGACGCTGAACGCCGGGCAGACCTGCATCGCGCCCGACTACGTGCTGCTGCCGCGCGGCATGGAGGCCGCGTTCATCGAGCGCGCGCGCGCCCGCTTCGCGACGCTCTATCCCGATCTGCAAAACAACGGCGACTACACGACGATCGTGTCCGACCGCCATTTCGCGCGACTGCAGCAACTCGCGAGCGACGCGCAGGCGGCGGGCGCGCAGCTGCACGCGCTGTCCGACGCGGCATCGGATCCGGCGTCGCGCCGCTTCGTGCCGTGTGCGCTCACGCACGTGCCGGCGTCGGCGCAGGTAATGCACGAGGAGATCTTCGGGCCGCTGCTGCCGCTCGTGCCGTACGAGCGGCTCGACGAAGCAATTGCGTACGTGAACGCGCGCCCACGTCCGCTCGCGCTTTATCTGTTCGACGAGGATGCGGGCACGATCGAGCGCGTGATGCACGAGACGATCTCCGGCGGCGTGACGGTCAACGAGACGCTGATGCACATCGCGTGCGGCAGCCTGCCGTTCGGCGGCGTGGGCGCGAGCGGGATGGGCGCGTATCACGGCTACGACGGCTTCGTCACGTTCTCGAAGATGAAGCCGGTCGTCATGCAGCCGCGGATCAACCTGCGCGGACTGATCGCACCGCCGTACGGCAAGCGCTTCGCGGCGGTGATCAAGCTGATGCTGAAGTTCTAGGGTCTGCCGACATACGGAAGGGGCGGGCGTCGCGACGAGAACGGTTGCGCGCGACGCAGCGAATGCTTGGCGTATCGGGCACGAGTCGCCCGGCGGCGAGCGGCCGTCATCGGCAGATGCAAGCGGCCGCGGTTGCCGCGCGTGCCGTCACACCGGCCACAACGGCCCTTCCTGCATCGCACCGATCTGCTCGCGCAGTTCGAGCACGCGCGCTTCCCAGTATCGATGCGTGTTGAACCACGGAAACGCTGCCGGGAATGCGGGATCGTCCCAGCGTCGCGCGAGCCACGCCGCGTAATGGATCAGCCGCAACGTGCGCAGCGCTTCGACGAGATGCAGCTCGCGCGGCTCGAATTCGCAGAAATCCTCGTAGCCGGCGAGCAGGTCCGCGAGCGCGCGCGATGCGCCCGCGCGATCGCCGGGCAGCAACAGCCACAGATCCTGCACCGCGGGCGCCATCCGGCTGTCGTCGAAGTCGACGAAATGCGGGCCCGCATCGGTCCACAGCACGTTGCTCGGATGGCAGTCGCCATGCGTGCGCAGCATGCGGATCTCGCCTGCGCGCTCGAACGCCGCCTCGACGCCTTCGAGCGCGAGCGCGACGGCCGTTTCGTACGCGGGCCGTACGTCGTCGGGAATGAAATCGTGCGCGAGCAGATAGTCGCGCGGCTCGTAGCCGAACGTGCGGATGTCGAGCGACGGACGCGCGACGTACGGTTGCGTCGCACCGACCGCATGAATGCGGCCGATGAAGCGGCCGAGCCATTCGAGCGTATCGCTGCGATCGAGATCGGGCGCGCGGCCGCCGCGGCGCTCGAAGATCGAGAAGCGGAAGCCGCCGAACGCATGCAGCGTGCGGCCGTCGAATGGGCGCGCCGGCACGGCCGGAATCTCGCGCGTGGCGAGTTCGGCGACGAATGCGTGTTCCTCGAGGATCGCTTCGTCAGACCAGCGCGCCGGACGGTAAAACTTCGCGACGACGGGCGGGCCGTCTTCGACGCCGACCTGATAGACGCGGTTTTCGTAGCTGTTCAGCGCAAGGAGGCGCCCGTCGGTGCGCAGACCGGCCGGCATCAGCACGCTGTCGAGCGCATCGAGCACGCACTCGGGCGTGAGACCGGCAAACGGCGGGCCGTCGGGAGAAGCGGGGGCGGAGGTGACGTCGTTCATCCCCCGCATTGTGCCGCGCGCCGCGCCGAAAGACGAGCGTTCGGCACGGCGCGCTCGATCAGTGGATCGCCGCGCCGGCCGGCAGCACGGATTCGCCGGTGTCGATCAGATCCTCGAGAAAGAACGGCTCGGTGTTGAGTTCCTTGGACTCGCCCGGCACGCCCGCGTACCAGGTCACCATGGCCATGTCGCCCAGGATGCGCTGGACGATCCCGCGCGCGCCCTTCGGCACCGCGATATGGGTAGTGCAAACAATCGACCCGACATGCATGATGGTTCCCCACTCTTGAAACTTGAAACGCGGCCTTGTGGAAGGCCGGCAAACGCGCGATCGGCGCCGCTCTCGCCGGAGCGTTGCGCGCGATCCCATTGTTCACGGTTTATCGAAGCGCGAAAAGAAGAAGAAGCGGGCAAAGCGCCGCGATTTCGTCGAATGTCTCCAATCAACCACTGCGCCGCACGGGCGCTTGCTCGCGCGGATGCCCCCATCATACCCTGTCGCCTGTCGGCCGCCGCCGATTCCGCGCAAGCGCATCCGGCGCGTATGCAGGCGCGCGCAGCGGGCGCGCGCAGCGGGCGCGCGCAGCTGGCGCGCGCAGCTGGCATGCATGTCGAGCGGCGGCGATCCACGCATCCGTTGCCGGCGTGCGCGCAATGCGGTACCTTTGACGTTCATTCGCATTCCACTGCCTTCGACACGATGCATTCGCTCACGTCCGCCTTTGCGAGATGCCGGCCGCTGCCCGACGCGCGGCCGCGGGCGTGCACGCATCCGTCGATTCTTCCCCCGCCTGTCGCACCGCCGCTCGTCGGCGCCGCGCCGCCCCCGCCGGCACTCGCCGGCTGATCGGCCGGCCTTTCGCTTCGTCTTCCATTCGCCGCCTGTCGACGTTCGTGCGCCTTGACGCACGCGCGTCGTGACGCGTGCGCATGGAACGTTCCGATTCGTTCAGACAGGTGAATTCCTATGGTTTCGTTCAAACCCGCGCTACGCGCGCATGGGGCGACGTCGCTGTTCGTGCTGCTTTGGAGCAGCGGCGCGATCTTCGCCGAACTCGGCTTGCGTCATGCCTCCGCCTTCGTATTTCTCGCCGCGCGCTTCGCGCTCGCCTCGCTCGTGCTGCTCGTGCTCGCGCGCCTGCGCGGGCGCTGGCTGCCGCCGCGCGGCGAACGGCGCATGACGGTACTGACCGGCGTGCTGATGATGGGCGGCTACTCGATCTTCTATCTGCTCGCGCTCGAACGCGGCATCGCGCCCGGCGTGCTTGCGACGATCCTCGGCGTACAGCCGATCCTGACGCTCGCTTTCGTCGAGCGTCGTTGGCAACCGATGCGCGTTGCCGGGCTCGCGCTGGCGCTCGCGGGACTGGCGCTCGTCGTCTGCCGCGGCATCGGCGATGCGCGGCTGCCGGTGTCCGGCATTGCATGCGCGCTGCTGGCGCTCGGCGCGCTGACGGTCGGCTCGCTGCTGCAAAAGCGCGTGCGCGCCGCGCCCGCCGACGTGCTGCCGCTGCAGAACGCGATCGGGCTCGTGCTGTGCGCGATGGTCCTGCCGTTCCGGCCGATCGCGTTCGACGTGAGCTGGGCGTTCGTCGTCCCGCTGCTGTGGCTCGGCATCGTGATCTCGGTCGTCGCGCAGCTGCTGTTCTACCGCTTGATGCAGCGCGGCGATCTCGTCAACGTGACGAGCCTGTTCTACCTCGTGCCGATCGTCACCACGCTGATGGACGCAATGTGGCTCGGCAATCGCCCCGCGCCGCTCGCGCTCGTCGGCATGGCGGCGATCGTCGCCGGCCTCGCGCTGGTGTTCCGCACGCCGGCTACACGCGCGCAGTCCGGCCGCGCATGAGCGAGCGGCCGCCGCACAGCCGGTGTGGCGGCCGCCTCGCCGATGATGCGGCGTTGCGCCGGGAAACCGCAATCAATATGAAAGACTGATGCAAGGCATTCGTCGAATACGCGAAAAAATGCGCGGTTTTCCGGGTTTTCCGCAGACTTTTTAATGGTTCGGATAGCGAAAAACGCCGCCGCGTTGCCTATACTCGAAACGACGTCCCGCTCGCGATCGGGACGCATGAAACGAGACATGCCCGGCATGGCGCCGGAGCCGCATGCGGCTCCGGCACACGTAGGAGACACGCATGACGACCTATTTCACGATCGGCGACTTCATCCTTCTGATCCCGATGGCGCTCGCCGGCGCGCTATTTCTCGGCGCAGTGCCGTGTGCGACGCAGTTCCGCCACAACCTGCTGCGCGCGCTGGGCGTGATTCTCGGCGTCGGCGTGGCGGTGCTGCTCGTCGAAGGGCTACCGGCGCTGATCTAGCGGCACGCGCCGGCGCGCTGCCGATGCGCTCGTCGTGCCGCGCTGCTGCGGCGCGCGCGAACGCGCGCACGCCGCATCGCTTGCCGTTCAGATCGCCTGATCGGTCGACGGCTTTTCCCACAGATTGATCCCGCCTTCGGTCGCGTAGCGATCGATTTCGGCGAGTTCCTCGGCCGAGAACTCGAGGTTCTTCAGCGCGCCGACGTTTTCGCGCACCTGCTCCGCGCGGCTCGCGCCGATCAGCGCGGACGTCACGCGGCCGCCGCGCAGCACCCAGGCGAGCGCCATCTGCGCGAGGCTCTGCCCGCGCCGTTGCGCGATCTCGTTCAGCTTGCGCACGTGCTCGAGGTTGGTCGCGCTCAGATGCTCCTCCTTCAGCGAGCCGCCGCCCGGCTTGTTCACGCGCGCATCGGCCGGCACGCCGCCGAGGTATTTCGACGTCAGCAGCCCTTGCGCGAGCGGCGTGAACGCGATGCTGCCCGTGCCGATCTCGTCGAGCGTGTCGAGCAGCTCGCGTTCGATCCAGCGGTTCAGCATGTTGTACGACGGCTGATGGATCAGCAGCGGCACCTTGTACTGCGCGAGCAGTTCGGCCATCTCGCGCGTTTTCGCCGCCGAGTACGACGAGATGCCGATATACAGCGCCTTGCCCTGCTGCACCGCCGCTGCCAGCGCGCCGGCCGTCTCTTCGAGCGGCGTATGCGCGTCGAAGCGATGCGAATAGAAGATGTCGACGTAATCGAGCCCCATCCGCTGCAGGCTCTGATCGAGGCTCGCGAGCACG is a window encoding:
- a CDS encoding flagellar hook-length control protein FliK, with the translated sequence MPSLSLTGALIDTVGAALKAAGRSASSAASSDRDAATPTTAPFAQTLQQRVDTRHDADRTATADAAPPKSADAKPVAAKPDEDDASPDQAHASTATNPDAAALAAAAAVQAQLQAHADGTSPADASAQSAAADGQPALATTASTPSGTSPEAASAAAPATARDALHAALDKLTGGAGAVALPASGAAAPSSAATAAAPLTPPIPKAPTFGHVLADAKGAAPQAQAQTQAQAQAAAQPASATPPSAAATQPDAHTAAAATDAAEPNAAATLAAAAATAAAHANLPTPPASAAIAAANAHVLAPPVGTADWTDALSQKVVFLSNAHQQSAELTLNPPDLGPLQVVLRVADNHAHALFVSQHAQVRDAVEAALPKLRDAMEAGGLGLGSATVSDGGFASQQQPQQQFAGGRPSQRAGGGSSGADAPVDAAPSATAASSAAVARRAGLVDTFA
- a CDS encoding GMC family oxidoreductase, producing MQYDYIIVGGGSGGSSVAARLADACPDATIALIEAGPHTERNLLVNMPVGIAALVPFKLRTNYGYETVPQPGLGGRRGYQPRGRGMGGSSAINAMIYTRGHPSDYDEWAQIGATGWGWQDVLPYFRRAEGNQRGADAWHGADGPLTVSDLRFRNPFSERFIAAAHAAGYPLNDDFNGATQEGVGFYQVTHRDGSRCSVARAYIYGRNRPNLHVITDATVLRVGFDGKRAVGVAVSRNGRIETLGARAEVILSAGAFNSPQLLMCSGIGPAAQLRRHGIAVVHDAPDVGENLIDHIDFIINTRVNSSELVGICLRGIAKMTPALARYFSSRTGMMTSNVAEAGGFIKSDPSLDRPDLQLHFCTALVDDHNRKMHWGFGYSLHVCALRPYSRGTVALASGDARDAPLIDPRFFSDSRDLDLLVRGAQAMRRILSQPPLASQGGRELYTHPHQSEAELREAIVAHADTIYHPVGTCRMGSDARAVVDPQLRVRGVEGLRVVDASVMPTLIGGNTNAPSVMIGERAADFIVAARRGGVPRDQPAATVHGR
- a CDS encoding coniferyl aldehyde dehydrogenase, which encodes MKNDLPELAPQAQPSIDALDTLLREQRAAYLRAPYPAWETRARHLRALRTMLIDHADALADAISADFGHRSKQEVLLAEIWMAKEEIDDALRHGKRWMKPMRKPMNKWLRPARAKVIPQPLGVVGIVAPWNYPVLLAAGPLVCALAAGNRAMIKMSELTPRTAALFEQLIATTFARDHVAVVNGDAQVGAAFSALPFDHLLFTGSTQVGRHVMRAAADNLTPVTLELGGKSPAIIGPNARFDAAVDAIVAGKTLNAGQTCIAPDYVLLPRGMEAAFIERARARFATLYPDLQNNGDYTTIVSDRHFARLQQLASDAQAAGAQLHALSDAASDPASRRFVPCALTHVPASAQVMHEEIFGPLLPLVPYERLDEAIAYVNARPRPLALYLFDEDAGTIERVMHETISGGVTVNETLMHIACGSLPFGGVGASGMGAYHGYDGFVTFSKMKPVVMQPRINLRGLIAPPYGKRFAAVIKLMLKF
- a CDS encoding serine/threonine protein kinase, with amino-acid sequence MNDVTSAPASPDGPPFAGLTPECVLDALDSVLMPAGLRTDGRLLALNSYENRVYQVGVEDGPPVVAKFYRPARWSDEAILEEHAFVAELATREIPAVPARPFDGRTLHAFGGFRFSIFERRGGRAPDLDRSDTLEWLGRFIGRIHAVGATQPYVARPSLDIRTFGYEPRDYLLAHDFIPDDVRPAYETAVALALEGVEAAFERAGEIRMLRTHGDCHPSNVLWTDAGPHFVDFDDSRMAPAVQDLWLLLPGDRAGASRALADLLAGYEDFCEFEPRELHLVEALRTLRLIHYAAWLARRWDDPAFPAAFPWFNTHRYWEARVLELREQIGAMQEGPLWPV
- a CDS encoding DMT family transporter; this encodes MVSFKPALRAHGATSLFVLLWSSGAIFAELGLRHASAFVFLAARFALASLVLLVLARLRGRWLPPRGERRMTVLTGVLMMGGYSIFYLLALERGIAPGVLATILGVQPILTLAFVERRWQPMRVAGLALALAGLALVVCRGIGDARLPVSGIACALLALGALTVGSLLQKRVRAAPADVLPLQNAIGLVLCAMVLPFRPIAFDVSWAFVVPLLWLGIVISVVAQLLFYRLMQRGDLVNVTSLFYLVPIVTTLMDAMWLGNRPAPLALVGMAAIVAGLALVFRTPATRAQSGRA
- the mgrA gene encoding L-glyceraldehyde 3-phosphate reductase, with translation MAYEAASERYADMQYRTCGKSGLKLPALSLGLWHNFGDSTPIATQRDILRTAFDLGITHFDLANNYGPPYGSAEINFGRLLKEDFRPYRDELLISTKAGWDMWPGPYGSGGGSRKYVLASLDQSLQRMGLDYVDIFYSHRFDAHTPLEETAGALAAAVQQGKALYIGISSYSAAKTREMAELLAQYKVPLLIHQPSYNMLNRWIERELLDTLDEIGTGSIAFTPLAQGLLTSKYLGGVPADARVNKPGGGSLKEEHLSATNLEHVRKLNEIAQRRGQSLAQMALAWVLRGGRVTSALIGASRAEQVRENVGALKNLEFSAEELAEIDRYATEGGINLWEKPSTDQAI